A genomic region of Saprospiraceae bacterium contains the following coding sequences:
- a CDS encoding NTP transferase domain-containing protein, which translates to MKAIIPVAGAGTKLRPLTYTQPKPLIPVAGKPIIAYILDQLIEAGIKEYVFILGYLGEKIREYLEEHYKGIIKHYVSQNEREGLGHAIFLCRDILKDDDEVLIQLGDTILDIDMNVLQNSKVNTLAVRKVDDPRNFGVVELDDNGLIEKLIEKPQFPRSNLAIVGLYLIKEWKKLLSCLESNMRTGRKTKGEFHLTDGLMCMLENKSRFEVMEVRNWFDCGRKEILLSTNAIMLARKPLDKSILQYEGTIFIQPVSIGQNCQIKHSIIGPNVSIGDNSQITNSILKDDIIGNFTSLEDVVLQHSIIGNDAVIKGRFQSFNIGDNTEIDMI; encoded by the coding sequence ATGAAGGCTATTATTCCCGTTGCCGGGGCAGGAACGAAGCTCAGGCCGCTTACCTATACCCAGCCCAAGCCATTAATTCCAGTGGCTGGCAAGCCTATTATTGCTTATATCTTAGATCAACTCATCGAAGCCGGGATTAAGGAATATGTTTTTATTCTGGGTTATCTGGGTGAAAAGATCAGGGAGTATCTGGAGGAACATTATAAGGGTATTATTAAACATTATGTCTCCCAAAATGAACGCGAGGGTCTTGGGCATGCTATTTTTCTTTGCCGGGATATTTTAAAGGATGATGACGAGGTACTGATCCAGTTAGGCGATACCATCCTTGACATAGATATGAATGTACTTCAGAATTCTAAGGTGAATACCCTGGCCGTGCGAAAAGTTGACGACCCCAGAAATTTCGGAGTTGTTGAATTGGACGATAATGGGCTTATTGAAAAACTTATTGAGAAGCCTCAATTTCCGCGCTCAAATCTCGCTATTGTCGGCTTATACCTCATTAAGGAATGGAAAAAACTTTTAAGCTGCCTGGAAAGTAATATGCGGACTGGACGTAAAACTAAAGGCGAGTTTCATCTTACAGATGGTCTGATGTGCATGCTCGAAAATAAAAGCCGTTTTGAGGTCATGGAAGTAAGGAATTGGTTCGACTGCGGAAGAAAAGAGATTTTACTTTCGACCAATGCCATTATGCTGGCTCGAAAACCATTAGATAAATCCATCCTACAATATGAGGGCACTATTTTTATTCAACCGGTAAGTATCGGACAAAATTGCCAAATCAAACATTCCATAATTGGTCCAAATGTATCCATTGGCGATAACAGTCAAATTACCAATTCAATACTAAAAGATGATATTATAGGCAATTTTACCAGCCTTGAAGACGTTGTATTGCAGCATTCAATCATTGGAAATGATGCTGTCATTAAAGGAAGATTTCAAAGTTTTAACATAGGTGATAATACTGAAATCGACATGATATAA
- a CDS encoding T9SS type A sorting domain-containing protein — MQNSIFCLMILVFCQISQHSAQTLNWSGEQIIQMNTSGSTTRPRLLALGSQKGILIWGHEQNQSIQYALWENDLLDAPQTLDIGTRKAFITSWASTEIAGQDNMVYIVFKEDPAEMGKIYLLRSNDYGKTFTPPIPVVDPQGFYCRFPGVAMDANQQPIVSYMRFKTDWSEPAYVSIRSNDFGDTFDPYTEVTDKTKGEACDCCPVSMETDADRIAVFYRNNRNNIRNMTAAVSLNNGKSYDITAELDTADWLLHSCPSTGGDGFFADSFLHTTWTTGRTGSTKAFYSRLNLNTQNVDGFFALTHQQGRNLQQSYPRMSGFKDTVGIVWGELVSNMDIFFSHFTDGAFSNLSINTQRINSVTNGHQSSPDIAFANSSFYACWQDLNDNSIKFKIGKYQIPNRNTNIETESGLNIQKSSDSYLITSKTEIKNWTLFDSNGQVLMNGHMAKEILLKYPKYGIYFLQLQHKAGIWLVKIII; from the coding sequence ATGCAAAATTCAATCTTTTGTTTGATGATCTTAGTTTTTTGTCAGATATCTCAGCATTCGGCGCAAACGCTTAACTGGTCGGGTGAACAGATTATCCAAATGAATACATCGGGGAGCACAACCCGACCAAGACTCCTGGCATTAGGCAGTCAAAAAGGTATTCTCATTTGGGGTCATGAACAAAATCAAAGCATACAATATGCTTTATGGGAGAATGATCTTTTAGATGCCCCACAAACATTGGATATTGGTACCCGCAAAGCCTTTATCACCAGCTGGGCAAGTACGGAGATTGCCGGTCAGGACAATATGGTATATATCGTTTTTAAAGAGGACCCTGCCGAAATGGGTAAGATTTATTTACTGAGATCCAATGACTATGGAAAAACATTTACACCTCCAATTCCGGTGGTGGATCCACAAGGATTTTATTGCAGATTTCCAGGGGTTGCCATGGATGCAAACCAACAACCCATTGTGAGTTATATGCGATTTAAAACAGATTGGAGCGAGCCCGCATATGTGAGCATCCGTTCAAACGATTTCGGTGATACATTTGACCCTTATACTGAAGTCACAGATAAAACAAAAGGCGAAGCTTGTGATTGTTGCCCGGTAAGTATGGAAACTGATGCAGATCGCATAGCTGTGTTTTATAGAAATAACCGGAATAATATTCGCAATATGACCGCGGCTGTTTCCCTAAATAATGGGAAGAGTTACGATATTACGGCAGAGTTAGATACTGCAGATTGGTTGCTACATAGTTGTCCATCGACCGGAGGAGATGGATTTTTTGCAGATTCATTTTTGCATACCACCTGGACTACAGGAAGGACAGGTAGTACAAAAGCATTTTACAGTCGCTTAAACTTAAACACTCAAAATGTGGATGGGTTTTTTGCATTAACGCATCAGCAAGGCAGAAATTTGCAACAAAGCTATCCGAGAATGTCGGGTTTCAAGGATACGGTTGGAATCGTTTGGGGCGAATTGGTAAGCAATATGGATATTTTTTTTAGTCACTTTACAGATGGGGCTTTTTCGAATCTATCTATAAACACGCAGCGGATAAATTCGGTAACAAATGGGCACCAGTCATCCCCAGATATAGCTTTTGCAAATTCCAGTTTTTATGCCTGTTGGCAAGATTTGAACGATAACAGTATTAAGTTTAAGATTGGGAAATATCAAATTCCGAACAGAAATACAAATATTGAAACTGAAAGTGGTTTAAATATTCAAAAATCATCAGATTCTTATTTGATTACTTCTAAAACTGAAATAAAAAACTGGACCTTATTTGATTCAAATGGACAAGTCCTTATGAACGGACATATGGCAAAAGAAATACTGCTCAAGTATCCAAAATATGGGATATATTTTTTGCAATTGCAACATAAGGCCGGGATTTGGCTTGTTAAAATAATTATTTAA